One genomic region from Halobacteriovorax vibrionivorans encodes:
- a CDS encoding Fpg/Nei family DNA glycosylase, with protein sequence MPELPEVETIKSQLSHVLPMEIEEVAYSDVSDSIVKDKDFNPKGMTLERVERQGKVLRFFFEDQDGNEWRAISGLGMSGSWRIATEEITEKHTHVKLIGTNAKGPIHLGYIDPRRFGVFHLYSPPNEATWLTRLGPDVSKEEFTLDYLLMLKKERPNKVLKPFLLEQNFFAGVGNYMASEICARAGVRPTRRMKTLTKLELEKVYMAVKIVLDDSISTGGTTFSGGYQDAFGEKGEGVKNLVVFYQKICGLCKETEVKKITLAQRGTYYCPKCQK encoded by the coding sequence ATGCCAGAACTACCCGAAGTCGAAACCATCAAATCACAACTCTCTCACGTTCTCCCAATGGAGATCGAGGAAGTCGCATACTCTGATGTGAGTGATTCCATTGTTAAGGATAAGGACTTCAATCCTAAGGGCATGACTCTTGAGCGTGTGGAGCGCCAGGGAAAGGTTCTGCGTTTTTTCTTTGAGGATCAAGATGGGAATGAGTGGCGAGCGATTTCAGGGTTGGGGATGTCGGGCTCGTGGCGAATTGCAACGGAAGAGATTACTGAAAAGCATACTCATGTAAAACTCATTGGGACAAATGCAAAAGGGCCAATTCATCTAGGCTACATTGACCCTCGCCGCTTTGGTGTCTTTCACCTCTACTCTCCACCAAATGAGGCCACATGGCTTACACGCTTAGGCCCTGATGTATCAAAAGAAGAATTCACTCTTGATTATCTTTTGATGCTTAAAAAAGAGCGTCCCAATAAAGTGTTAAAACCATTTCTCTTAGAGCAAAACTTCTTTGCCGGTGTTGGTAATTATATGGCCAGCGAAATTTGCGCAAGAGCAGGAGTTCGTCCAACGCGAAGAATGAAGACCCTAACGAAGCTTGAGCTTGAAAAAGTTTATATGGCCGTAAAGATTGTTCTCGATGATTCCATTAGCACAGGTGGTACAACTTTTTCTGGTGGCTATCAAGATGCCTTTGGTGAAAAGGGTGAAGGTGTAAAAAACCTTGTTGTCTTTTATCAAAAGATCTGTGGCCTATGTAAAGAGACAGAAGTTAAGAAAATCACACTTGCTCAGCGAGGAACTTACTACTGTCCAAAGTGTCAGAAGTAA
- a CDS encoding DoxX family protein yields MKTKLPTIARLILGFLFVFFGIAGLFNLLPPPDNMPKDLQTFMGGLVAAKYFFPLLKITEITCGALLMIGVFVPLALVVLAPIILNILLVHIVLDPSGLPIAIVLVVLEIYLAFFSKPYSDIVKQIFRCPLKEELDKKRQQEG; encoded by the coding sequence ATGAAGACGAAGTTACCAACTATAGCGCGATTAATTCTTGGTTTTTTATTTGTATTTTTTGGAATAGCGGGACTTTTTAATCTCCTTCCACCGCCAGATAATATGCCTAAGGATCTTCAAACTTTTATGGGAGGTCTTGTTGCTGCCAAGTATTTCTTTCCGCTTTTAAAAATAACAGAAATAACTTGTGGTGCTCTTCTTATGATTGGAGTCTTCGTTCCATTGGCCCTTGTTGTTCTTGCACCAATTATTCTCAATATATTGCTTGTGCATATTGTGCTGGATCCATCTGGACTTCCTATTGCAATCGTTTTGGTCGTTTTAGAAATCTACTTAGCTTTCTTTAGTAAGCCTTACAGTGATATTGTTAAACAGATTTTTCGTTGTCCATTAAAAGAGGAATTAGATAAAAAGAGGCAACAAGAAGGTTGA
- a CDS encoding helix-turn-helix domain-containing protein produces MRLMAYTANENKLYLEDKIEEKSGLKIEYIKKFPKYNGVGELLILDLDDESIEFKDKLIDDIQYIDANFVYLVGDFFGDRNKRIIHMGGELFTFKSLNDTDFIEVLFNRLVTLEIYKLFSIIGRTDMDLFRAINRAGNGEREIISKSLFGSSSENTIDVNLSRLRKKLRDPEIGNDFFRIITKSRRFYLVNQLNGYEIPEDLLI; encoded by the coding sequence ATGAGATTAATGGCCTACACTGCAAATGAAAACAAACTATATCTAGAGGATAAGATTGAAGAAAAGAGCGGCCTTAAAATTGAGTATATTAAAAAATTTCCTAAGTATAATGGCGTTGGTGAGTTACTTATTCTCGATCTAGATGATGAGTCGATAGAGTTTAAAGATAAATTAATTGATGACATTCAATATATTGATGCAAACTTTGTCTACTTAGTAGGGGACTTCTTTGGGGATCGAAACAAGCGTATTATTCATATGGGTGGAGAGCTCTTTACTTTTAAAAGTTTAAATGACACAGACTTTATAGAAGTTCTTTTTAATCGTCTCGTTACTTTAGAAATCTATAAATTATTCTCTATCATCGGACGCACTGACATGGATCTCTTTAGGGCCATTAATCGTGCCGGTAATGGAGAAAGAGAAATAATATCAAAAAGTCTCTTTGGTTCTTCTAGTGAAAATACAATTGATGTGAATTTAAGTCGTTTACGTAAAAAGCTACGTGATCCTGAAATTGGAAATGACTTCTTTCGTATTATTACAAAATCTAGACGCTTCTATCTTGTAAACCAATTAAATGGTTATGAGATACCTGAAGACTTACTTATCTAA
- a CDS encoding helix-turn-helix domain-containing protein, with product MAYTPNQKKIFRESAIESICSANFVYLDQLPYDLGPGEILFVELDEVTDELLHEVQYTKVKFLFLTDTLQGDNIGRFISLGGNCPIMKSLSEEDFISEIIRRIHQKEMFKLLHLVSPTDVELFRFIHRAGNGEKSKLSELIFGSTSESTIDVNLSRLRKKLRDPNVGNDFFRIITKNGRLYIVSCLTNYEIPGHLLKNETKK from the coding sequence ATGGCTTACACGCCAAACCAAAAGAAAATCTTTAGAGAATCGGCAATAGAATCCATTTGTAGTGCCAATTTTGTGTATTTAGATCAGCTTCCTTATGATCTGGGGCCTGGTGAAATCCTATTTGTTGAGCTCGATGAAGTTACAGATGAGCTTCTGCATGAGGTTCAATACACAAAAGTTAAGTTCTTATTCTTAACTGACACGCTGCAGGGGGATAATATCGGCCGATTTATTTCGCTAGGGGGCAATTGCCCTATTATGAAAAGCTTAAGTGAAGAAGATTTTATTTCAGAAATCATAAGACGAATTCATCAAAAGGAAATGTTTAAATTACTACACTTGGTGAGTCCAACTGATGTTGAATTATTTAGATTTATTCACCGAGCGGGTAATGGAGAAAAGTCAAAGTTAAGTGAATTAATTTTTGGCTCCACAAGTGAGAGTACTATTGATGTCAACTTAAGTCGTTTAAGAAAAAAATTAAGGGACCCAAATGTTGGAAATGACTTCTTTAGAATCATTACTAAAAATGGACGACTTTACATTGTGAGTTGTCTGACTAATTATGAGATTCCAGGACACTTATTAAAGAATGAAACTAAAAAATAA
- a CDS encoding helix-turn-helix domain-containing protein: MKEKRVFENIAKLIKQRRRSLSPKVSQQGLSYRLGYKNGQFISNIERGLCSVPLRSLNSICDVLKVSKEELRETLLKDYAETIDNYFAEAEGEQEESSQRVSSDNGKEIKRNFEFASNYVV; the protein is encoded by the coding sequence ATGAAAGAGAAAAGAGTTTTTGAGAACATTGCAAAATTGATTAAACAAAGAAGACGCAGCTTGTCACCTAAGGTATCTCAACAAGGTTTATCTTATCGACTAGGTTACAAGAACGGTCAATTTATCAGCAATATTGAAAGAGGACTTTGTTCTGTTCCATTAAGATCACTAAATTCTATTTGTGATGTCTTAAAAGTATCAAAAGAAGAACTAAGGGAAACTCTGCTAAAAGATTATGCAGAGACGATTGATAATTACTTCGCAGAAGCTGAGGGCGAGCAGGAAGAAAGTTCTCAGAGAGTTTCTAGCGACAATGGCAAGGAAATTAAAAGAAATTTCGAATTTGCTAGTAATTACGTAGTCTAG
- a CDS encoding ABC transporter ATP-binding protein, which translates to MNSQSSPLRKLINHFNNKKGQIYTASTFSILNKIFDIAPPLLIGLAVDTVVKQEESFLAEMGISDKIHQIYILAILTFIIWALESLFEYLLKVWWRGLAQEVQHDLRMEAYDHLQNLHISFYQEQNSGNLTTVLNDDINQLERFLDIGANDIIQTLTTVVSIGAIFFYLSPQIALLSLTPVPFILWGSFYFQRKVQPRYQNVRSEAGLLASMLVNNIAGMMTIKSYVAQKFEYNRLEKQSNRYARANKEAIRVSSSFSPIIRMAVLCGFLFTLTIGASQVFDGSLEVGSYSVLIFLVQRLLWPLTRLGETFDLYQRSMASTSRVMDLLETEIKVIDGKEELESFDGEVSFENINFKYDEEDNTGLKDITLKIQAGQTVALVGPTGSGKSTMLKLLQRFYDPQSGHVNFDGRNLKELKQNSLRSHIGFVSQDTYLFHGTVLDNIIYGSNEATEVDAMKAAKLAEAHDFIELLPQGYQTIVGERGQKLSGGQRQRIAIARAILKDPKLFIFDEATSAIDNETEAAIQRSLKTITQGRTTVMVAHRLSTIIHADQICVLNEGRIEQRGTHEELIKQDGLYRALWNVQTGNV; encoded by the coding sequence ATGAATTCACAATCCTCACCTTTACGTAAATTAATTAATCATTTTAACAATAAAAAAGGCCAAATTTATACGGCCTCAACTTTTTCTATTCTCAATAAAATTTTCGATATTGCTCCACCACTATTAATAGGTCTTGCTGTCGATACCGTTGTTAAACAAGAGGAATCTTTTTTAGCAGAGATGGGAATTAGTGATAAGATCCATCAGATCTATATCTTGGCCATTTTAACTTTTATTATTTGGGCACTAGAATCACTCTTTGAATACCTCTTAAAAGTATGGTGGCGAGGTCTGGCGCAAGAAGTTCAACACGACCTTCGAATGGAAGCCTATGATCACCTTCAAAATCTTCATATTTCTTTTTATCAAGAACAGAATTCAGGGAATTTAACGACTGTTTTAAATGATGACATTAATCAGCTAGAGAGATTTCTTGATATTGGTGCAAATGATATTATTCAAACACTAACAACAGTTGTCTCTATTGGTGCAATCTTCTTTTACTTATCACCACAAATTGCCCTACTCTCTCTTACGCCGGTACCTTTCATTTTATGGGGAAGCTTCTACTTCCAAAGAAAAGTTCAGCCACGTTATCAAAATGTAAGAAGTGAAGCGGGCCTTCTAGCAAGTATGTTAGTAAATAATATTGCAGGTATGATGACTATTAAGTCATATGTGGCCCAAAAGTTTGAATACAATCGTCTCGAAAAACAATCAAATCGCTACGCTAGAGCAAATAAAGAGGCCATTAGAGTATCCTCTTCATTTAGCCCTATAATTCGTATGGCCGTTTTATGTGGTTTTCTTTTCACTTTAACAATAGGTGCATCTCAAGTCTTTGATGGATCATTAGAAGTGGGCTCATATTCAGTGTTAATCTTTTTAGTCCAAAGGCTTCTGTGGCCTCTAACTCGCCTGGGTGAAACTTTTGATCTCTACCAACGTTCAATGGCATCCACTTCTCGTGTCATGGACCTACTTGAAACAGAGATTAAAGTCATTGATGGAAAAGAAGAATTGGAAAGCTTTGATGGTGAAGTAAGTTTTGAAAATATCAATTTCAAATATGATGAAGAAGACAACACTGGACTTAAAGATATCACTCTTAAAATTCAAGCAGGACAAACTGTTGCTCTTGTTGGTCCAACAGGCTCGGGAAAAAGTACAATGCTAAAACTTCTTCAGCGCTTCTATGATCCTCAATCAGGCCATGTTAACTTTGATGGTAGAAACCTAAAAGAACTAAAGCAAAACTCTCTTCGCTCTCATATTGGTTTTGTTTCACAAGACACTTACCTCTTTCACGGAACTGTTCTAGACAATATTATTTACGGTTCAAATGAAGCAACGGAAGTCGACGCCATGAAGGCTGCAAAATTAGCGGAGGCCCATGACTTTATCGAACTCCTTCCGCAAGGCTATCAAACAATAGTAGGAGAAAGAGGACAAAAGCTCTCAGGAGGCCAGAGGCAGCGTATTGCAATTGCGAGGGCCATCCTAAAGGATCCAAAGCTCTTTATCTTTGATGAGGCCACAAGCGCTATTGATAACGAGACAGAGGCCGCCATTCAAAGATCACTTAAGACCATCACTCAAGGTCGCACAACAGTTATGGTTGCCCATCGTCTTTCGACAATTATTCATGCAGATCAGATCTGTGTATTAAATGAAGGAAGAATTGAACAACGCGGAACTCATGAGGAGCTCATTAAACAAGATGGACTCTATCGTGCGCTATGGAATGTTCAAACTGGAAATGTTTAA
- a CDS encoding NYN domain-containing protein yields the protein MEIFINQTVAILIDGNNIERSIHSVTNNQNTMVNFDTLIPKLLDNRGLNRLIYFREGKNISSKLTERLHNHYYGSVIPCHKSADIPLTIKATQLASKVDTIIILSGDSDYIELVRHLRSEGVRVEIASIPETTSGLLVEEADYYHEIDESDWFELPGQSRPNRNNKRKHKK from the coding sequence ATGGAAATTTTTATTAATCAAACTGTTGCTATCTTAATCGACGGTAACAATATTGAAAGAAGCATTCACAGTGTCACAAATAACCAAAATACAATGGTTAACTTCGACACTCTTATCCCAAAGTTACTAGATAACCGCGGTCTTAATCGCCTAATCTATTTTAGAGAAGGTAAGAATATCTCATCAAAGCTGACAGAGAGACTACATAACCACTACTACGGTTCAGTTATTCCTTGTCACAAAAGTGCAGATATCCCACTTACAATTAAAGCAACTCAACTTGCCTCAAAAGTCGATACAATCATCATATTATCTGGTGACTCTGACTATATAGAGCTAGTTCGCCACCTTAGATCTGAAGGTGTGCGTGTTGAGATTGCCTCAATTCCTGAAACAACTTCTGGCCTTCTTGTTGAAGAGGCCGATTACTATCATGAAATCGATGAAAGTGATTGGTTTGAGCTACCTGGACAAAGTCGTCCAAATAGAAATAACAAGAGAAAGCATAAGAAATAG
- a CDS encoding NUDIX hydrolase has protein sequence MEKWIIKSRKQEHRGNIFLYETIDAHHPTKPIACGPYDIIRLADWVNVVAITEDNKIILVEQYRFGMDEITIETPAGAINRGEDPLVAAKRELEEETGYISDEWESLGRVSVNPAFMTNSAHFFLAKNCRPDGEQNFDPDEDIELVIKPVSELKEVLKNMDHSLSELCISRYLLK, from the coding sequence TTGGAAAAATGGATTATAAAATCACGTAAGCAAGAGCATCGTGGAAATATTTTTCTTTACGAGACAATTGATGCTCACCATCCGACAAAGCCCATCGCTTGTGGCCCATATGATATTATTCGCCTTGCTGACTGGGTGAATGTAGTGGCCATCACTGAAGATAATAAGATCATTCTTGTTGAGCAATATCGCTTTGGCATGGATGAGATCACTATTGAGACTCCGGCCGGCGCTATCAATCGAGGGGAAGATCCTCTTGTTGCAGCTAAAAGGGAGCTTGAGGAAGAAACTGGCTATATTAGTGACGAGTGGGAGAGTCTTGGCCGTGTTAGCGTCAACCCTGCTTTTATGACAAATAGTGCTCATTTCTTCTTGGCCAAGAATTGCCGCCCTGATGGAGAGCAAAACTTTGACCCTGATGAAGATATTGAATTAGTGATTAAACCTGTCTCAGAGCTAAAAGAGGTCCTTAAAAACATGGATCACTCACTAAGTGAGCTATGTATTAGCAGGTACCTCTTAAAATAG
- a CDS encoding glycerophosphodiester phosphodiesterase family protein, with translation MEFYLDTYIAHRGLHCHECPECPENSLAAFQEAVNHGYAIELDVHLSSDGHVMVFHDETLTRMTGSNGKVSQYTLKSLKELRLAKGDEEIPTLKEVLDLVQGKVPLVIEIKVIDHDGVLEAEVMKLLHNYDGDYAIQSFNPMTLKWLRKHYPSLTLGLLVTRDFSDTKLSRLKQRILANMTFIPVIRPNYIGLDIDTYSKIQLQIIKRFTFNHLVFWTVRTKEQMRTAKRLGANIIFENIKP, from the coding sequence ATGGAATTTTATCTCGATACTTATATTGCTCACAGAGGGCTTCACTGCCACGAATGCCCGGAATGCCCAGAGAACTCTCTGGCCGCTTTTCAAGAAGCAGTTAACCACGGCTATGCTATTGAGCTTGATGTTCACTTATCAAGTGATGGGCATGTTATGGTCTTTCATGACGAGACCCTTACGCGAATGACTGGCAGCAACGGAAAGGTATCTCAATATACCCTAAAGAGCTTAAAAGAACTTCGCTTGGCAAAGGGAGATGAGGAAATACCAACTTTAAAAGAAGTCCTCGATCTTGTTCAAGGAAAGGTTCCTCTTGTTATCGAAATTAAAGTCATCGACCACGATGGTGTCTTAGAAGCTGAGGTTATGAAGTTGCTTCATAACTATGATGGAGACTATGCAATTCAGTCATTTAATCCAATGACATTAAAATGGCTTCGCAAGCATTACCCAAGTTTAACGCTGGGGCTTTTAGTTACAAGAGATTTTAGTGATACAAAGCTTAGTCGTCTAAAACAAAGAATCTTGGCCAATATGACTTTTATTCCAGTTATTAGGCCAAATTACATCGGTCTAGATATTGATACTTATTCAAAAATTCAGCTGCAAATTATCAAACGTTTCACTTTCAACCATCTGGTCTTTTGGACTGTCAGAACAAAAGAACAAATGCGGACAGCAAAGCGATTAGGTGCTAATATAATATTTGAGAATATTAAACCTTAA
- a CDS encoding c-type cytochrome yields MKALLLFVLCFSSFAYAPDWGRDVRLEKGENRENLYKLSNEELEEIKEHGIKHALKWPVDVTGLYIPYDAFENFFELKDEKFVNFVLTTLGEKKFGVDSVESFFQWLGLNPYNDENATGIYRIPYPDGERPDYYMGASIVDTKWGKGLTFSCATCHSASLFGTSVMGLTNKAVKANELFVKARKLLPLIPSKMFQKVTHATDGEVEMLRRSRKNIGAVGATSPMVLGLDTSLPQVALSLARRKTDEYATKSKLTQIFPRFNPLETTVADSKPAVWWNLKYKTRWLSDGSIVSGNPIFTNFLWNELGRGTDLRELEKWMQDNPDIIRELTAAAFATKPPRIDDFFDISRIDIKAAKRGEDVYKDRCQKCHGEYQKNWSLPFSGLMSKSEQIKTRKVIYHEETPVKDVGTDPLRYEGMKYFADDLNELKISKWMKTVVEPQVGYVPPPLDGIWSRYPYLHNNSIPNLCELMTPPDQRVKTFYQIPSDDPILDFNFECNGFPVGMDIPDERRIPEAFFDTSRPGLSNSGHYYRIFTDRDGNELLTQEQKADLRVFLKTL; encoded by the coding sequence ATGAAAGCACTTTTATTATTCGTATTATGTTTCAGTAGTTTTGCATACGCTCCAGACTGGGGAAGAGATGTTCGATTAGAAAAAGGCGAAAATAGAGAAAACCTATATAAACTTTCAAATGAAGAATTAGAAGAAATAAAAGAGCACGGTATTAAGCATGCTCTTAAATGGCCTGTTGATGTTACAGGTCTTTATATTCCATATGATGCTTTTGAGAATTTCTTTGAATTAAAAGATGAGAAGTTTGTAAACTTTGTTCTAACTACTCTTGGTGAAAAGAAATTTGGAGTAGATAGTGTTGAATCATTTTTTCAATGGTTAGGACTAAACCCATATAACGATGAGAATGCAACTGGCATTTATCGTATCCCATATCCAGATGGAGAAAGACCTGATTACTATATGGGTGCAAGTATTGTGGATACAAAGTGGGGGAAAGGACTTACTTTTAGTTGTGCTACTTGCCACTCTGCAAGCCTATTTGGAACAAGTGTAATGGGGCTAACAAATAAGGCCGTTAAGGCCAACGAGTTATTTGTTAAGGCAAGAAAGCTTCTTCCTTTAATTCCATCAAAAATGTTTCAAAAAGTAACTCATGCAACTGATGGTGAAGTTGAAATGCTTCGTCGCTCTCGTAAGAATATTGGTGCTGTTGGTGCAACTTCTCCAATGGTATTAGGGCTTGATACTTCACTTCCTCAAGTTGCCTTATCTCTTGCTCGTCGTAAGACAGATGAGTATGCGACAAAATCAAAGCTAACTCAAATCTTTCCACGTTTTAATCCACTAGAGACAACAGTTGCTGATTCAAAGCCTGCTGTTTGGTGGAACCTAAAATATAAGACTCGTTGGTTATCTGATGGTTCTATCGTTTCTGGAAATCCAATCTTTACTAATTTCTTGTGGAATGAATTAGGTCGCGGAACTGACTTAAGAGAATTAGAGAAATGGATGCAGGATAATCCTGATATTATTCGTGAATTAACGGCAGCTGCTTTTGCAACAAAGCCACCACGTATTGATGACTTCTTCGATATTTCTCGCATCGATATTAAAGCGGCAAAAAGAGGTGAGGACGTCTATAAGGATCGTTGTCAAAAGTGCCACGGTGAATATCAGAAAAATTGGTCTCTACCATTTTCAGGTCTAATGTCTAAGAGTGAGCAGATCAAAACTCGCAAGGTTATTTATCATGAAGAAACTCCTGTAAAGGATGTTGGAACAGATCCTCTTCGTTACGAAGGGATGAAGTATTTTGCTGATGACTTAAATGAATTAAAAATTTCTAAGTGGATGAAAACAGTCGTTGAACCACAAGTTGGATATGTACCACCACCGCTTGATGGGATTTGGTCACGTTATCCATATTTACACAATAATTCGATTCCAAATCTATGTGAGTTAATGACTCCTCCAGATCAAAGAGTGAAAACGTTTTATCAGATACCATCTGATGATCCTATCTTAGACTTCAATTTTGAGTGTAATGGTTTTCCTGTTGGAATGGATATCCCTGATGAAAGACGTATTCCAGAAGCTTTCTTTGATACTTCTAGACCTGGTCTTTCTAACTCTGGACATTACTATCGTATCTTCACTGATCGCGATGGGAATGAATTATTAACTCAAGAGCAGAAGGCCGATTTAAGAGTATTTTTAAAGACATTATAA
- a CDS encoding aldehyde dehydrogenase family protein: protein MREYSQFHSSFVANEFLSADDSLHVKDKYTQETLGEIGLLSQEQFDHVVNSSKKAFKNYQEFDSAQRSNLLFKLRDALEDEADYFADLICREAGKPIKYAQAEISRCLETIKLAAEKARHHSSETPDLSYGPGADKMAMIQHEPEGIVFGVSPFNFPLNLALHKIAPALAVGCSVIVKPSPSTPITLLAFAKLLSTVGFPKGILNVVVCENEVAQLFLEDDRINVFSFTGSAKVGWELKANCGKKKCLLELGGNAAVIVNDVDELDEVIPKIVNGAFLYAGQICISTQRVYIASEIYEDFVSAFLEEVEMVASGDPSDKLITNGPVINAAALERIHSWVQEAINKGADLLCGGHVIDEEHNIYAPTVLTNTDPDMKVVSEEIFGPVVILEPYDSFSEAIELVNDSKYGLQAGVFTNSLVNMKEASRKIKVGGLIFNNIPGFRMDAMPYGGIKDSGLGREGIAYAMEDYTRKKLILF, encoded by the coding sequence ATGCGCGAATACTCACAATTTCATTCTTCATTTGTGGCAAACGAGTTCTTGTCCGCAGATGACTCTCTTCATGTTAAAGATAAGTACACTCAAGAAACGTTAGGGGAGATCGGCTTATTATCTCAAGAGCAATTTGATCATGTCGTTAATTCGTCTAAGAAAGCTTTTAAAAATTATCAAGAATTCGATAGTGCACAAAGAAGTAATCTTCTTTTTAAATTAAGAGATGCTCTAGAGGATGAAGCAGATTACTTTGCTGATTTAATTTGTAGAGAAGCAGGTAAGCCAATTAAATATGCACAAGCTGAAATAAGCCGCTGCTTAGAAACAATAAAACTAGCTGCTGAAAAAGCACGTCATCATTCTAGTGAGACACCTGATCTAAGTTATGGACCGGGTGCTGATAAGATGGCCATGATTCAACATGAGCCAGAAGGAATTGTCTTTGGTGTTTCACCATTTAATTTTCCACTAAATTTAGCTCTTCATAAAATTGCCCCAGCACTAGCTGTTGGTTGCAGTGTTATCGTTAAACCTTCACCGTCAACACCAATTACTCTTTTAGCTTTTGCCAAGCTCCTTTCAACAGTTGGTTTTCCAAAAGGTATTTTAAATGTCGTTGTCTGTGAAAATGAAGTAGCACAATTATTCTTAGAAGATGATCGAATCAATGTTTTCTCTTTTACAGGAAGTGCGAAAGTTGGTTGGGAATTAAAAGCAAATTGTGGAAAGAAGAAGTGTCTTCTTGAACTTGGTGGCAATGCGGCCGTAATCGTTAATGATGTGGATGAACTTGATGAAGTTATTCCCAAAATTGTTAATGGTGCATTCTTATATGCTGGCCAAATTTGTATCTCTACTCAAAGAGTTTATATTGCAAGTGAGATTTACGAGGACTTTGTTTCAGCATTCTTGGAAGAAGTTGAGATGGTTGCTTCAGGAGACCCTAGTGATAAGCTCATCACAAATGGGCCTGTTATCAATGCAGCAGCACTTGAGCGCATCCATAGCTGGGTACAAGAAGCTATCAATAAAGGGGCCGATCTACTATGTGGTGGCCATGTTATCGATGAAGAGCATAATATCTATGCACCTACGGTTTTAACGAATACTGATCCTGATATGAAGGTAGTAAGCGAGGAAATCTTTGGTCCGGTCGTGATTCTAGAGCCTTATGACTCATTTTCTGAGGCAATTGAACTTGTAAATGATTCAAAATATGGCCTACAAGCTGGTGTTTTCACAAACAGCTTAGTAAATATGAAAGAGGCAAGTCGAAAAATTAAAGTTGGAGGATTAATCTTCAATAATATTCCAGGATTTCGTATGGATGCAATGCCATATGGTGGAATTAAAGACTCTGGTCTTGGTCGCGAGGGAATTGCTTATGCAATGGAAGATTACACTCGTAAAAAACTAATCTTATTTTAG